A window of the Euzebya pacifica genome harbors these coding sequences:
- a CDS encoding class I adenylate-forming enzyme family protein, translating into MPSPALEPLAHLGTTVQAFVGRPASHDAVLRRAARRFGRRQAVVAPAGTLTYAELHAAVDSAATAVRSVADEGATIAVAMGHDLPLFLLPYVASRAGVTVLPLNTSLSPSAWRDQLDRARPEVVVADPDHIEAARTAAFGTDVAVVEAARAWTLDGTAAPESFEEADPDQTLALIATSGTTGVPKMSRVTTGGLIHAAMAYVHLLGLDGTDRSFVCLPLHYIGPLSAQTTTMPLVGGVNVIPAETTPHRAARAMATANITYVDAVPAWLGLLARSGDTAIPTWRTLIYGGAPMPQETASTLARRFPDLRLWDVWGLSETHGPATALRYDPSAPPMPGTVGRPIPGVEVRTDGDPGELLVRGANVTPGYADDAEVTDHVIVDGWLRTGDIGTVGPDGTVRLLDRAKDVIMRGGANVFSVEVEQLLASHPDVAEAAVFGVPDGLHDEAVFATVVMRSGSELDVMALRALVDDGIGRHAVPRRVTAVDVLPRNATGKIDKAALRAEALEGRRALHDPAPPR; encoded by the coding sequence ATGCCATCGCCAGCCCTCGAGCCGCTTGCCCACCTGGGCACGACGGTCCAGGCCTTCGTGGGCCGCCCGGCAAGCCACGACGCGGTCCTCCGGCGAGCAGCACGACGGTTCGGGCGACGCCAGGCCGTCGTGGCGCCGGCCGGGACGCTGACCTACGCCGAGCTGCACGCGGCCGTCGACAGCGCCGCGACGGCGGTTCGGTCCGTCGCCGACGAGGGCGCGACCATCGCGGTGGCCATGGGACACGACCTCCCGCTGTTCCTCCTGCCCTACGTGGCCAGCCGGGCCGGGGTCACCGTCCTGCCCCTCAACACCAGCCTCTCGCCGTCGGCGTGGCGCGACCAGCTCGACCGGGCCCGCCCCGAGGTCGTGGTTGCCGACCCCGATCACATCGAGGCCGCGCGCACGGCCGCGTTCGGCACCGATGTCGCGGTCGTCGAGGCAGCCCGGGCCTGGACCCTGGACGGCACCGCGGCCCCCGAGTCCTTCGAGGAGGCCGATCCGGACCAGACCCTCGCGCTGATCGCCACCTCGGGCACGACCGGCGTGCCCAAGATGAGCAGGGTCACGACCGGCGGACTGATCCACGCCGCGATGGCCTACGTGCACCTTCTCGGCCTCGACGGCACCGACCGGTCCTTCGTCTGCCTGCCGTTGCACTACATCGGCCCGCTGTCGGCGCAGACCACCACGATGCCGCTGGTCGGTGGCGTGAACGTCATCCCCGCCGAGACCACGCCCCACCGGGCAGCTCGTGCGATGGCGACGGCCAACATCACCTACGTCGACGCGGTCCCGGCCTGGCTCGGCCTGCTCGCACGGTCCGGCGACACGGCGATCCCGACCTGGCGCACCCTCATCTACGGCGGCGCGCCCATGCCGCAGGAGACCGCGTCGACCCTGGCCCGGCGGTTCCCGGACCTGCGGCTGTGGGACGTGTGGGGGCTCTCGGAGACCCACGGCCCCGCCACGGCCCTGCGGTACGACCCCTCGGCCCCGCCGATGCCGGGCACGGTCGGCCGCCCGATCCCCGGTGTGGAGGTCCGCACCGATGGCGATCCGGGCGAGCTGCTGGTCCGCGGCGCCAACGTCACCCCCGGCTACGCCGACGACGCCGAGGTCACCGACCACGTCATCGTGGACGGCTGGCTGCGCACCGGCGACATCGGCACGGTCGGGCCCGACGGAACCGTCCGGCTGCTCGACCGCGCCAAGGACGTCATCATGCGGGGCGGCGCCAACGTCTTCTCCGTCGAGGTGGAGCAGCTGCTCGCCAGCCATCCCGACGTTGCCGAGGCCGCGGTCTTCGGGGTGCCCGACGGCCTGCACGACGAGGCGGTGTTCGCAACAGTCGTCATGCGGTCCGGCTCCGAACTGGACGTGATGGCGCTTCGTGCGCTGGTCGACGACGGCATCGGTCGACATGCCGTGCCCCGGCGGGTCACCGCCGTCGACGTCCTCCCACGCAACGCCACCGGCAAGATCGACAAGGCCGCCCTGCGCGCCGAGGCCCTCGAGGGTCGACGGGCGCTGCACGACCCGGCCCCCCCGCGGTAA
- a CDS encoding ACP S-malonyltransferase yields the protein MSTMALVFPGQGSQQPGMAEPWQDHPSFARWAEADDVLGLDVSRLGLAAPAEELREPRNCQVALFVHHIVLLEAWQANTPGSGPAFVAGHSLGEYDALVAADVLDFASALRLVDVRARATQDAADDMPGTMIAALGFEVEEVTAACERAGAHVANDNAVGQITVSGTVEQLAAVKAILAEGKGKVRDIPVGAAYHSPHMAAAVGPLGEALDAAPFADATVPVVANVDAAPHTAAAEWPTLLRDQVTSPVRWRESVLTMRDAGIEQVVELGATAVLTAMIKRIDRGIDRIAITTPEDL from the coding sequence ATGAGCACGATGGCGCTGGTGTTCCCCGGCCAGGGGAGCCAGCAACCCGGCATGGCCGAGCCCTGGCAGGACCACCCGTCCTTCGCACGCTGGGCCGAGGCCGACGACGTGCTCGGCCTCGACGTGTCCCGGCTGGGGCTGGCCGCACCCGCGGAGGAGCTGCGGGAGCCGCGGAACTGCCAGGTCGCGCTGTTCGTCCACCACATCGTCCTGCTGGAGGCATGGCAGGCGAACACCCCCGGCAGCGGACCAGCGTTCGTCGCCGGCCACTCGTTGGGGGAGTACGACGCCCTCGTCGCCGCCGACGTGCTCGACTTCGCCAGCGCCCTGCGCCTGGTCGACGTCCGGGCCCGCGCCACCCAGGACGCCGCCGACGACATGCCCGGCACGATGATCGCCGCGCTCGGCTTCGAGGTGGAGGAGGTGACGGCCGCCTGTGAACGGGCTGGTGCGCACGTCGCCAACGACAACGCCGTCGGGCAGATCACGGTCAGCGGCACGGTCGAGCAGCTGGCAGCGGTCAAAGCGATCCTGGCCGAGGGCAAGGGCAAGGTGCGCGACATCCCCGTCGGCGCGGCCTACCACTCGCCGCACATGGCTGCTGCCGTCGGCCCGTTGGGCGAGGCGCTGGACGCCGCACCCTTCGCCGACGCCACCGTGCCCGTCGTCGCCAACGTCGACGCGGCCCCCCACACCGCGGCGGCCGAATGGCCCACCCTGCTGCGTGATCAGGTCACCAGCCCCGTCCGCTGGCGCGAGAGCGTGCTGACCATGCGTGACGCCGGCATCGAACAGGTCGTCGAGCTCGGCGCCACCGCCGTGCTGACCGCCATGATCAAGCGCATCGATCGCGGCATCGACCGCATCGCCATCACCACGCCAGAGGACCTGTAG
- a CDS encoding beta-ketoacyl-[acyl-carrier-protein] synthase family protein encodes MSPAHVAITGLGAVSPHGVGTDALWDGLLAGRSCAAPITRFDASGHRVRFACEVPGDLSDRLPRRLQRQTDPFARYALIAAEEALVHAGLLTPDPQAVRHPVEGVDADRVAVVIASGAGGIDEITTQHQRLLADGPDRVRPYLSIAMPLNMAAGQVAMRHGLRGPASAVVSACASAADAIGTGLDLLRAGRADVAVVGGTEAAINPLLLAGFDAAGAMSRRNDDPAVASRPFDVDRDGFVAGEGAAVLVLETAEHATARGAAPIAWLAGYGASNDALDPSSPAPDGEGAVRAMRLALADAGLGPGDIDHVNAHATSTPVGDLAEATAMATVFGDHRPAVTAPKSSFGHLMGAAGAIEAVVTVQALHHGVVPATLNTVHQDPACMVDLVLGHPREGVLRAAMSSSFGFGGHNAVLVVTSAAHDLHERDR; translated from the coding sequence ATGAGCCCAGCCCACGTCGCGATCACCGGTCTCGGCGCCGTCAGCCCCCACGGCGTCGGTACCGACGCGTTGTGGGACGGACTGCTCGCGGGGCGCTCGTGTGCGGCGCCGATCACCCGGTTCGACGCCAGCGGGCATCGCGTCCGCTTCGCCTGTGAGGTCCCCGGCGACCTGTCGGACAGGTTGCCGAGACGGCTGCAGCGCCAGACCGACCCGTTCGCCCGATACGCGTTGATCGCCGCGGAGGAGGCGCTGGTCCACGCCGGACTGCTGACGCCCGATCCACAGGCGGTGCGGCACCCGGTGGAGGGGGTGGACGCCGACCGTGTGGCCGTCGTCATCGCCTCCGGGGCGGGGGGCATCGACGAGATCACGACCCAGCACCAGCGCCTCCTGGCCGACGGGCCCGACCGGGTCCGTCCCTACCTGTCCATCGCCATGCCCCTCAACATGGCGGCCGGGCAGGTCGCCATGCGCCATGGCCTGCGTGGGCCGGCCAGCGCCGTGGTCTCGGCGTGTGCCTCCGCGGCTGACGCGATCGGCACCGGCCTGGACCTGCTGCGCGCCGGCCGGGCCGACGTGGCCGTCGTCGGCGGGACCGAGGCGGCCATCAACCCGCTCCTGCTCGCCGGGTTCGATGCAGCCGGGGCGATGTCGCGACGCAACGACGACCCCGCGGTTGCCAGCCGACCCTTCGACGTCGACCGGGACGGCTTCGTCGCGGGGGAGGGGGCGGCGGTCCTGGTCCTGGAGACCGCCGAGCACGCGACGGCCCGAGGGGCTGCGCCGATCGCCTGGTTGGCGGGCTACGGCGCCTCCAACGATGCGCTGGATCCCAGCAGCCCTGCTCCCGACGGCGAGGGTGCCGTCCGTGCCATGCGGCTGGCGCTGGCCGACGCGGGCCTGGGGCCCGGCGACATCGACCACGTCAACGCCCACGCCACCTCAACTCCCGTCGGCGACCTGGCGGAGGCCACCGCGATGGCCACCGTGTTCGGCGACCACCGTCCGGCGGTCACCGCGCCCAAGTCCTCCTTCGGCCACCTCATGGGGGCCGCCGGTGCGATCGAGGCAGTGGTGACCGTGCAGGCGCTCCACCACGGGGTCGTCCCGGCCACCCTCAACACCGTCCACCAGGACCCCGCTTGTATGGTCGACCTCGTCCTCGGGCACCCTCGGGAAGGTGTCCTGCGGGCAGCGATGTCCTCCTCGTTCGGGTTCGGAGGTCACAACGCCGTGCTCGTCGTCACCAGCGCAGCCCACGACCTCCACGAGAGGGACCGCTAG
- the serC gene encoding phosphoserine transaminase — protein sequence MSDITIPADLLPADGRFGCGPSKVRQESVDRLAAAGPTILGTSHRKPAVKDIVGRIRSGMKAYFGLPEDYEVAVTNGGATFFWDAACYGLIEQRSAHAVFGEFSSKFAKSAEIAPHLESPVTVESEVGTHPTMERIEGVDVYALTHNETSTGVTMPVTRPAGNGLVLVDATSGAGAIEFDPTEVDAYYFSPQKAFGAEGGLCVALLSPAAQARIGGIRATGRPTPPSLDLSIVLDNSAKDQTYNTPAVSSLFLLADSVEWLLGEGGLSAVAEDCREKSGLVYGWAEDRDWATPFVADPADRSPVVCTVDLDDAIDASQVSSILRANGILDTEAYRKLGRNQLRLGVFPAVDTADVEQLLASIDHVVEALTA from the coding sequence ATGAGCGACATCACCATTCCCGCCGACCTGCTTCCCGCCGACGGCCGCTTCGGTTGCGGCCCCTCCAAGGTGCGCCAGGAGTCAGTCGACCGCCTCGCTGCGGCCGGCCCGACCATCCTCGGCACCTCGCACCGCAAGCCTGCGGTCAAGGACATCGTGGGGCGGATCCGCTCGGGGATGAAGGCGTACTTCGGCCTGCCCGAGGACTACGAGGTCGCGGTCACCAACGGTGGGGCGACCTTCTTCTGGGACGCGGCCTGCTACGGCCTGATCGAGCAGCGCTCGGCGCACGCCGTGTTCGGCGAGTTCTCCTCCAAGTTCGCCAAGTCCGCCGAGATCGCCCCGCACCTGGAGTCGCCCGTCACGGTGGAGTCCGAGGTGGGCACCCACCCGACGATGGAGCGGATCGAGGGTGTCGACGTCTACGCGTTGACCCACAACGAGACCTCGACCGGCGTGACCATGCCGGTCACGCGTCCGGCCGGAAACGGCCTGGTCCTGGTCGACGCCACCTCCGGGGCCGGCGCGATCGAGTTCGACCCCACCGAGGTCGACGCCTACTACTTCTCTCCCCAGAAGGCCTTCGGCGCCGAGGGCGGCCTGTGTGTCGCCCTGCTGTCGCCGGCGGCGCAGGCCCGCATCGGCGGCATCCGTGCAACGGGTCGGCCGACGCCGCCGTCCCTGGACCTGTCGATCGTGCTGGACAACTCCGCCAAGGACCAGACCTACAACACGCCGGCCGTGTCCTCGCTGTTCCTCCTCGCCGACTCCGTGGAGTGGCTGCTGGGTGAGGGTGGCCTGTCCGCCGTCGCCGAGGACTGCCGCGAGAAGTCCGGCCTGGTCTACGGCTGGGCCGAGGACCGCGACTGGGCGACCCCGTTCGTGGCCGACCCGGCCGACCGCTCGCCGGTGGTCTGCACCGTCGACCTCGACGACGCCATCGACGCCTCCCAGGTCTCCAGCATCCTGCGGGCCAACGGCATCCTCGACACCGAGGCCTACCGCAAGCTCGGCCGCAACCAGCTGCGCCTGGGCGTCTTCCCCGCGGTCGACACCGCCGACGTCGAGCAGCTGCTCGCCTCCATCGACCACGTCGTCGAGGCGTTGACCGCGTAG
- a CDS encoding ABC transporter permease, translating to MMGAVSRLSAQTVMELKLMLRNAENLIVTFGIPTGMLIFFSIIRVLPTPDDTEPVAFLAPGILALSVIGAAMVSLGIQTGFERFYLVLKRLGATPLRRWELIASKALAVLLTEIAQVVVVVGVALALGWRPQVDQLALAVPALLLGTSAFVGIGLSMAGRLRAVATLAATNALFLVLLVSSGIIFPLDRLPEVMQFGARLLPAAPLTDWLRAAFDGAQIPVASLIALPAWAVGAPILASRIFRWE from the coding sequence ATGATGGGCGCGGTCAGCCGGTTGTCGGCCCAGACGGTGATGGAGCTGAAGCTGATGCTCCGCAACGCCGAGAACCTCATCGTCACCTTCGGCATCCCGACGGGGATGCTCATCTTCTTCTCCATCATCCGCGTGCTGCCGACCCCGGACGACACCGAGCCGGTGGCCTTCCTGGCCCCGGGCATCCTCGCGCTCAGCGTCATCGGCGCGGCGATGGTGTCGCTCGGCATCCAGACCGGATTCGAGCGGTTCTACCTCGTCCTCAAGCGGCTGGGTGCCACGCCGCTGCGCCGCTGGGAGCTGATCGCCAGCAAGGCGCTGGCGGTGCTGCTGACGGAGATCGCCCAGGTGGTCGTCGTGGTCGGCGTGGCCCTGGCGTTGGGCTGGCGTCCGCAGGTCGACCAGCTGGCGCTGGCGGTCCCGGCGCTGCTGCTGGGCACCTCGGCCTTCGTGGGGATCGGCCTGTCGATGGCCGGCCGGTTGCGCGCTGTGGCCACCCTGGCGGCGACCAACGCGCTGTTCCTCGTCTTGCTGGTGTCCTCGGGGATCATCTTCCCGCTGGACCGGCTGCCGGAGGTCATGCAGTTCGGCGCCCGCCTGCTGCCTGCCGCCCCGCTGACCGACTGGCTGCGTGCGGCCTTCGACGGCGCGCAGATCCCCGTCGCCTCGCTGATCGCCCTTCCCGCCTGGGCCGTCGGCGCCCCGATCCTGGCCTCCCGCATCTTCCGCTGGGAGTAG
- a CDS encoding acyl carrier protein translates to MSSPIHTSVAQVIDDLFGVPANALHDDVELQDGLQLDSLSVIELQVAIEDTFDIRFDEADTADVTTYGRLVAAVSDALDRKARSA, encoded by the coding sequence ATGTCATCCCCCATCCACACCAGCGTCGCCCAGGTCATCGACGATCTGTTCGGCGTCCCGGCCAACGCCCTCCACGACGACGTCGAACTGCAGGACGGCCTCCAGCTGGACTCGCTGTCGGTCATCGAGCTGCAGGTCGCCATCGAGGACACCTTCGACATCCGCTTCGACGAAGCCGATACCGCAGACGTCACCACCTATGGCAGGCTCGTCGCGGCCGTCTCCGACGCACTGGACAGAAAGGCACGATCCGCATGA
- a CDS encoding M14 family zinc carboxypeptidase — translation MSLSRRMFLGRAASSAAAAGAFSLPTLLSAPAFAQDGSAPQTPFEAGGRTGWTSHAAELDFFDSILGPKSPNRFTMDVIGQTDLDDCVRRDGSEGTLPVHLFAFGTDHTGDVATPGTRPTVYILCSQHGNEPAGREAGIELIRDLAFTTDPTLLELLSKVNIIVTPTANPRGRQRNARENGVTDINRDHLNLRTREARAYAEAGNVWRPYMIVDHHEYGPGQPVLYDDDVLYLWPRNLNVDEQVRAGAKEFCLDYIKADCEAAGYTADEYGLAKVGPNYGPLQTPVGAPTGVQTAGDWDDGIARNATGLRNAMGILVESAVSARPHDPSEATNNLFRRVASQRVVMDAAIRHLSEKGEASMAITAGAPVRRAEDGAAQGTVWFDGQDEAHPSTSLASLQPQTFDDPGAEEYRIPASALTKAEGVHGTLTGVLGLHEVDWTVDGDQAVFPMAQQSKNVIPLLLDSRAERSTVNGTASY, via the coding sequence ATGTCGCTCTCCCGACGCATGTTCCTCGGCCGCGCCGCTTCCAGCGCGGCTGCCGCCGGCGCGTTCTCCCTGCCCACCCTGCTGAGCGCGCCTGCGTTCGCCCAGGATGGCTCCGCCCCGCAGACGCCCTTCGAGGCCGGGGGCCGGACCGGCTGGACCAGCCACGCCGCCGAGCTCGACTTCTTCGACTCCATCCTCGGCCCGAAGTCGCCGAACCGGTTCACGATGGACGTCATCGGCCAGACCGACCTCGACGACTGCGTACGGCGCGACGGGAGCGAGGGCACCCTGCCGGTGCACCTGTTCGCCTTCGGCACCGACCACACGGGTGACGTCGCGACGCCGGGCACGCGGCCGACGGTCTACATCCTCTGCTCCCAGCACGGCAACGAGCCGGCAGGTCGCGAGGCCGGGATCGAGCTGATCCGTGACCTCGCCTTCACCACCGACCCCACGCTGTTGGAGCTGCTGTCGAAGGTGAACATCATCGTCACCCCGACGGCCAACCCCCGTGGTCGGCAGCGCAACGCACGCGAGAACGGCGTGACCGACATCAACCGCGACCACCTGAACCTGCGGACGCGCGAGGCCCGTGCCTACGCCGAGGCAGGCAACGTGTGGCGTCCGTACATGATCGTGGACCACCACGAGTACGGCCCCGGTCAGCCGGTGCTCTACGACGACGACGTCCTCTACCTGTGGCCCCGCAACCTCAACGTCGACGAGCAGGTCCGGGCCGGCGCCAAGGAGTTCTGCCTGGACTACATCAAGGCCGACTGCGAGGCCGCTGGCTACACCGCCGACGAGTACGGCCTGGCCAAGGTTGGCCCCAACTACGGCCCGCTGCAGACGCCCGTCGGCGCGCCCACCGGTGTCCAGACCGCCGGCGACTGGGACGACGGGATCGCCCGCAACGCCACGGGCCTGCGCAACGCCATGGGCATCCTGGTCGAGTCGGCCGTCTCCGCCCGCCCCCACGACCCGTCGGAGGCCACCAACAACCTGTTCCGCCGCGTCGCGTCGCAGCGCGTGGTGATGGACGCCGCGATCCGCCACCTCTCCGAGAAGGGTGAGGCGTCCATGGCGATCACCGCCGGTGCCCCGGTCCGCCGTGCCGAGGACGGCGCTGCCCAGGGGACGGTGTGGTTCGACGGCCAGGACGAGGCCCACCCCAGCACCAGCCTCGCGTCGTTGCAGCCCCAGACCTTCGACGACCCCGGCGCCGAGGAATACCGCATCCCGGCCTCCGCGCTGACCAAGGCCGAGGGGGTGCACGGGACGCTGACCGGCGTCCTCGGCCTGCACGAGGTCGACTGGACCGTCGACGGCGACCAGGCCGTCTTCCCGATGGCCCAGCAGTCCAAGAACGTCATCCCCCTCCTGCTGGACTCCCGCGCCGAGCGCAGCACGGTGAACGGGACGGCCAGCTACTAG
- a CDS encoding lysophospholipid acyltransferase family protein — protein sequence MSQADAEGRTPSDPGAGVAGDGPTTPPMRISHAVMGPTVLWWLRATVTGTGQVPSSGGALLAANHRSFLDHFAMGAASPRPMRFFGKASLAEGLSGRYNVAMGMIPVERGSADLSALDVAVTLLRAGALIGIFPEGTRSTDGRLYRFRSGMARMAAAADVPIVPVGMTGMAEVWPRGQARPSMQRPHRGVVGVHFGEAVHLPDDSPRSRRQATAAVHEQVASLCGQPLADGFAEIPDS from the coding sequence GTGAGTCAGGCCGACGCCGAGGGCCGGACCCCCTCCGATCCGGGCGCAGGCGTCGCAGGGGACGGGCCGACGACCCCACCCATGCGGATCAGCCATGCCGTGATGGGCCCCACCGTGCTGTGGTGGCTGCGCGCCACCGTGACCGGGACGGGACAGGTGCCGTCCTCGGGAGGGGCGCTGCTCGCCGCCAACCACCGCTCCTTCCTCGACCACTTCGCCATGGGCGCGGCCAGCCCGCGACCGATGCGCTTCTTCGGCAAGGCCTCCCTCGCCGAGGGGCTGTCGGGCCGCTACAACGTCGCCATGGGCATGATCCCCGTCGAGCGCGGCAGCGCCGACCTCAGCGCCCTCGACGTCGCGGTGACGTTGCTGCGGGCGGGGGCGCTGATCGGCATCTTCCCCGAGGGCACCCGGTCGACGGACGGTCGGCTGTACCGCTTCCGGTCCGGCATGGCGCGCATGGCTGCGGCAGCCGACGTGCCGATCGTCCCCGTCGGGATGACCGGCATGGCGGAGGTCTGGCCCCGCGGCCAGGCACGTCCGTCGATGCAGCGCCCGCACAGGGGCGTCGTGGGCGTGCACTTCGGCGAGGCCGTCCACCTGCCCGACGACTCGCCCCGGTCCCGGCGGCAGGCCACCGCCGCGGTCCACGAGCAGGTGGCGTCGCTGTGCGGCCAGCCGCTCGCCGACGGGTTCGCGGAGATCCCCGACAGCTGA
- a CDS encoding heme o synthase gives MSSSTTTEVTGTSVGDVVRAYVALTKPRIVELLLVTTLPAMVVAADGLPSAGLVFVTLVGGTLGACSANAFNSIIEREADKLMARTRRRPMPNHRIEPRAAIVFSALLQVISFGMLWTWANLLTALLVLAANVFYVLVYTAYLKPRTVQNIVIGGAAGCVPVLAGWSAVTNDLSLVPWLMFAIVFLWTPPHFWALALRYKEDYAAASFPMLPVVAGTLETTRQIVGYTFIMVGFSLALGLVAGAGPLYMVIAMLLGIRFAQLTLRLHRVGLRAEEDEEVHGPAMAVFRFSIAYLGLLFFALAADVFV, from the coding sequence GTGAGCTCCTCCACCACCACCGAGGTCACCGGCACCAGCGTCGGCGACGTCGTCCGCGCCTACGTCGCGCTGACCAAGCCCCGCATCGTCGAGCTACTGCTGGTCACGACCCTGCCGGCCATGGTCGTCGCGGCCGATGGGCTGCCGTCGGCCGGGCTGGTCTTCGTCACGCTGGTCGGCGGGACGCTCGGAGCCTGCAGCGCCAACGCGTTCAACTCCATCATCGAGCGCGAGGCCGACAAGCTGATGGCCCGCACGCGCCGCCGTCCGATGCCCAACCACCGCATCGAGCCGCGAGCCGCGATCGTCTTCTCCGCCCTCCTCCAGGTCATCTCCTTCGGGATGTTGTGGACGTGGGCGAACCTGCTGACCGCCCTGCTGGTGCTGGCCGCCAACGTCTTCTACGTGCTGGTGTACACCGCCTACCTCAAGCCCCGGACGGTGCAGAACATCGTCATCGGCGGCGCGGCGGGCTGTGTTCCCGTGCTCGCCGGCTGGTCGGCCGTCACCAACGACCTGTCGCTGGTGCCGTGGCTGATGTTCGCCATCGTGTTCCTGTGGACGCCCCCGCACTTCTGGGCTCTGGCCCTGCGGTACAAGGAGGACTACGCGGCCGCGTCGTTCCCGATGTTGCCGGTCGTCGCTGGGACGCTCGAGACGACCCGCCAGATCGTTGGCTACACCTTCATCATGGTCGGCTTCTCGCTGGCCCTCGGGCTCGTCGCCGGCGCCGGTCCGCTGTACATGGTGATCGCGATGCTGCTGGGCATCCGCTTCGCCCAGCTGACCCTCCGCCTGCACCGAGTCGGCCTGCGGGCCGAGGAGGACGAGGAGGTCCACGGCCCCGCGATGGCGGTCTTCCGCTTCTCCATCGCCTACCTCGGCCTGCTGTTCTTCGCCCTCGCCGCGGACGTGTTCGTCTAG
- a CDS encoding ABC transporter ATP-binding protein gives MVTTEHATPAPVDSAAPPAIEVTGLVKAYDDRRVVDQVDLAVPVGQVVALLGPNGAGKTTTVECIEGFRRPDAGTVRVLGLDPVRDRNTLTPKLGVMLQEGGVWQAATPREVLRLFARLHPDRWNPDDLIERLALGTVAGSKYRNLSGGEKQRLNLALALVGRPEVLILDEPTTGMDPEVRQQTWELIRGLRNEGTSVLLTTHFMQEAEVLADQVAIMARGRMLAEDSPAGLIATHAPPGIVVTTPDRIDAESLSDRLDGALVLADTADRWLVDAGERDPQSLLVGITTWFADNGRHLTSIATGGEGLEAAYLELTRQAFGEPATLPDGAGGGMPLEARR, from the coding sequence ATGGTAACCACCGAGCACGCAACGCCCGCGCCGGTCGATAGTGCCGCTCCCCCGGCGATCGAGGTGACGGGCCTGGTGAAGGCCTACGACGACCGGCGTGTCGTCGATCAGGTCGACCTCGCCGTGCCCGTGGGGCAGGTCGTGGCGTTGCTGGGCCCCAACGGCGCCGGCAAGACCACGACCGTGGAGTGCATCGAGGGCTTCCGCCGTCCCGACGCCGGCACGGTGCGCGTCCTCGGGCTGGACCCCGTCCGCGACCGCAACACGCTGACGCCCAAGCTGGGCGTGATGCTGCAGGAGGGAGGGGTCTGGCAGGCGGCCACCCCCCGCGAGGTGCTGAGGCTCTTCGCCCGCCTGCACCCGGACCGCTGGAACCCCGACGACCTGATCGAACGCCTCGCCCTGGGCACCGTTGCGGGCTCGAAGTACCGCAACCTGTCGGGCGGCGAGAAGCAGCGGCTGAACCTGGCGCTCGCGCTGGTCGGCCGTCCCGAGGTGCTGATCCTCGACGAGCCGACGACGGGCATGGACCCCGAGGTCCGCCAGCAGACCTGGGAGCTGATCCGCGGGCTGCGCAACGAGGGCACGTCGGTGCTGCTGACCACCCACTTCATGCAGGAGGCCGAGGTGCTGGCCGACCAGGTCGCCATCATGGCGCGCGGCCGGATGCTGGCCGAGGACTCACCCGCCGGGCTGATCGCCACGCATGCACCGCCCGGCATCGTCGTCACCACGCCGGACCGGATCGACGCCGAGTCGCTGTCGGACCGCCTGGACGGCGCACTCGTGCTGGCCGACACCGCCGACCGCTGGCTGGTCGACGCCGGCGAACGGGATCCTCAGTCGTTGCTGGTCGGGATCACCACCTGGTTCGCCGACAACGGCCGCCACCTGACCTCGATCGCCACGGGCGGCGAGGGGCTGGAGGCCGCGTACCTGGAGCTGACGCGTCAGGCGTTCGGCGAGCCAGCGACGCTGCCGGACGGCGCGGGCGGCGGCATGCCCCTGGAGGCCCGCCGATGA
- the fabG gene encoding 3-oxoacyl-ACP reductase FabG produces MTDQPTDDRTWALVTGASKGIGAATAVALARQGRNVLVGFGGDADGAAAVVAACEDAGVAARAVRADLSTSVEPLAEAAEDVGGVAVLVNNAGITADGLVFGMDDDAFARVLDVNLTASFRLSRAVLRRMLRARFGRIVNVTSVVGLHGNAGQANYAASKAGLVGLTKSLAREVGKRNITVNAVAPGFISTAMTDEVDTADMLDRIPAGRLGEAEEIAAAIAFLCSDEAAYVNGTVLQVDGGLFA; encoded by the coding sequence ATGACCGATCAGCCAACCGACGACCGCACCTGGGCGCTGGTCACCGGCGCCTCCAAGGGCATCGGCGCCGCAACCGCCGTCGCCCTGGCCCGCCAGGGCCGCAACGTCCTGGTCGGCTTCGGCGGCGACGCAGACGGCGCAGCGGCTGTGGTGGCTGCCTGCGAGGACGCCGGCGTGGCCGCACGGGCGGTGCGGGCCGACCTGTCCACCTCCGTCGAGCCCCTCGCCGAGGCCGCCGAGGACGTCGGTGGGGTGGCCGTGCTGGTCAACAACGCCGGCATCACCGCCGACGGCCTGGTCTTCGGCATGGACGACGACGCCTTCGCGCGCGTGCTCGACGTCAACCTGACCGCGTCGTTCCGGCTGTCCCGCGCGGTCCTGCGACGGATGCTGCGCGCCCGCTTCGGTCGCATCGTCAACGTCACCAGCGTCGTCGGGCTGCACGGCAACGCCGGCCAGGCCAACTACGCCGCCTCCAAGGCCGGCCTGGTCGGGCTGACCAAGTCGTTGGCCCGCGAGGTCGGCAAGCGCAACATCACCGTCAACGCCGTCGCCCCCGGCTTCATCAGCACCGCCATGACCGACGAGGTCGACACCGCGGACATGCTGGACCGGATCCCGGCCGGGCGGCTCGGCGAGGCCGAGGAGATCGCCGCCGCCATCGCCTTCCTGTGCAGCGACGAGGCTGCCTACGTCAACGGCACCGTCCTGCAGGTCGACGGCGGCCTGTTCGCGTGA